A stretch of Pseudomonas sp. LRP2-20 DNA encodes these proteins:
- a CDS encoding Tex family protein: MDSINSRIAEELGVRPQQVEAAVGLLDEGSTVPFIARYRKEVTGSLDDTQLRHLEERLRYLRELDERRASILSSIEEQGKLTPELAREIKLADTKTRLEDLYLPYKQKRRTKGQIALEAGLGELADGLFNDPNLAPESEAARFVDAEKGVADVKAALEGAKYILMERFAEDAALLDKLRNFLKQESVLSARVVAGKEEEGAKFRDYFAHDELLRTAPSHRALAIFRGRNEGVLSASLKVGEELPGTLHPCELMIGNHVGIENRNRPADKWLGEVVRWTWKVKLYTHLETDLFGELRDNAESEAINVFAHNLHDLLLAAPAGPRATLGFDPGLRTGCKIAVVDATGKLLDHTTVYPHAPKNDWDRTIAIMAALCAKHSVELIAIGNGTASRESDKLVAELVKKYPALKITKIMVSEAGASVYSASELAAREFPDLDVSIRGAVSIARRLQDPLAELVKIDPKSIGVGQYQHDVSQIKLARGLDAVVEDCVNAVGVDVNTASVALLTRISGLNATLAQNIVAHRDANGPFATRAALKKVSRLGEKTFEQAAGFLRVMNGDNPLDASAVHPEAYPLVQRIAAGTQRDIRSLIGDSSFLKRLDPKQFTDETFGLPTVTDILQELDKPGRDPRPEFKTATFQDGVEDLKDLEPGMILEGVVTNVTNFGAFVDIGVHQDGLVHISALSEKFIKDPREAVKAGDVVKVKVMEVDIPRKRVGLSMRMSDTPGEKVEGNRGGNRGNGGNRQQQAPRQRETTSAAPANNAMAALFANAKTLKKK; encoded by the coding sequence ATGGACAGCATCAACAGCCGTATCGCCGAGGAACTGGGCGTACGCCCCCAGCAGGTCGAGGCGGCCGTGGGCCTGTTGGACGAAGGCTCGACCGTGCCCTTCATCGCCCGTTACCGCAAGGAAGTGACCGGTAGCCTCGACGATACCCAGCTGCGCCACCTGGAAGAGCGCCTGCGCTACCTGCGCGAACTCGACGAGCGCCGCGCCAGCATCCTGTCCAGCATCGAGGAACAGGGCAAGCTGACCCCGGAGCTGGCCCGCGAGATCAAGCTGGCCGATACCAAGACCCGCCTCGAAGACCTCTACCTGCCGTACAAGCAGAAGCGCCGCACCAAGGGCCAGATCGCCCTGGAAGCCGGCCTCGGCGAGCTGGCCGACGGCCTGTTCAACGACCCGAACCTGGCCCCGGAAAGCGAAGCGGCGCGCTTCGTCGATGCCGAAAAAGGCGTGGCCGACGTCAAGGCTGCGCTGGAGGGCGCCAAGTACATCCTCATGGAGCGCTTCGCCGAAGACGCCGCCCTGCTCGACAAACTGCGCAACTTCCTCAAGCAGGAATCGGTGCTCAGCGCCCGCGTGGTGGCCGGCAAGGAAGAGGAAGGCGCCAAGTTCCGCGACTACTTCGCCCATGACGAACTGCTGCGCACTGCGCCTTCGCACCGCGCCCTGGCGATCTTCCGCGGCCGTAACGAAGGCGTGCTGAGCGCCTCGCTCAAGGTCGGCGAAGAGCTGCCCGGCACCCTGCACCCGTGCGAACTGATGATCGGCAACCACGTCGGCATCGAAAACCGCAACCGCCCGGCCGACAAATGGTTGGGCGAGGTGGTGCGCTGGACCTGGAAGGTCAAGCTCTATACCCACCTGGAAACCGACCTGTTCGGCGAGCTGCGCGACAATGCCGAAAGCGAGGCGATCAACGTCTTCGCCCACAACCTGCACGACCTGCTGCTGGCCGCCCCGGCCGGCCCGCGTGCCACCCTGGGCTTCGACCCGGGCCTGCGCACCGGCTGCAAGATCGCCGTGGTCGATGCCACCGGCAAGTTGCTGGACCACACCACGGTCTACCCGCACGCGCCGAAGAATGACTGGGACCGCACCATCGCCATCATGGCCGCCCTGTGCGCCAAGCATTCGGTGGAGCTGATCGCCATCGGCAACGGCACCGCCAGCCGCGAGAGCGACAAGCTGGTGGCCGAACTGGTCAAGAAATACCCGGCACTGAAGATCACCAAGATCATGGTCTCCGAAGCCGGTGCTTCGGTGTACTCGGCGTCGGAACTGGCCGCCCGTGAGTTCCCGGACCTGGATGTGTCGATCCGTGGCGCCGTGTCGATCGCCCGTCGCCTGCAGGACCCGCTGGCCGAGCTGGTGAAGATCGACCCGAAATCCATCGGGGTCGGCCAGTACCAGCACGACGTCTCGCAGATCAAGCTGGCCCGCGGCCTGGACGCCGTGGTCGAGGACTGCGTGAACGCCGTGGGCGTCGACGTCAACACCGCGTCGGTGGCGCTGCTGACCCGCATTTCCGGCCTCAACGCCACCCTGGCCCAGAACATCGTTGCCCACCGCGACGCCAATGGCCCGTTCGCCACCCGCGCAGCACTGAAAAAGGTCAGCCGCCTGGGCGAGAAAACCTTCGAACAGGCTGCGGGCTTCCTGCGCGTGATGAACGGCGACAACCCGCTCGACGCTTCCGCCGTGCACCCTGAAGCCTACCCGCTGGTGCAGCGCATCGCCGCCGGCACCCAGCGCGATATTCGTTCGCTGATCGGCGACAGCAGCTTCCTCAAGCGCCTGGACCCGAAGCAGTTCACCGACGAAACCTTCGGCCTGCCGACCGTCACCGACATCTTGCAGGAACTGGACAAGCCCGGCCGCGACCCGCGCCCCGAGTTCAAGACCGCCACCTTCCAGGATGGCGTCGAGGACCTCAAGGACCTGGAACCGGGCATGATTCTCGAGGGCGTGGTGACCAACGTCACCAACTTCGGCGCCTTCGTCGACATCGGCGTGCACCAGGACGGCCTGGTGCACATCTCGGCGCTGTCGGAAAAGTTCATCAAGGACCCACGCGAAGCGGTCAAGGCCGGCGACGTGGTCAAGGTCAAGGTCATGGAAGTGGACATCCCGCGCAAGCGCGTCGGCCTGTCCATGCGCATGAGCGACACCCCTGGCGAAAAGGTCGAAGGCAACCGCGGTGGCAACCGTGGCAATGGCGGCAACCGCCAGCAACAGGCGCCGCGCCAGCGTGAAACCACCAGCGCAGCCCCGGCCAACAACGCCATGGCCGCGCTGTTCGCCAACGCCAAGACGCTGAAGAAGAAGTGA
- a CDS encoding PaaI family thioesterase, with product MDIPKELVQSAYSQLLGCRVQRLDTGVAEVALALEPQLRNRGQKLHGGAIFSLVDIAMGLACSASHGFDQQSVTIECKINYLRAVSDGEVLCTARVLHAGRRTLVVDADVVQGDKLVAKAQGTFAVL from the coding sequence ATGGACATCCCCAAGGAACTGGTCCAAAGCGCCTACAGCCAGCTCCTTGGCTGCCGCGTGCAACGCCTGGATACAGGCGTTGCCGAGGTGGCCCTGGCGCTCGAACCGCAGCTGCGCAACCGCGGCCAGAAGCTGCACGGCGGGGCGATCTTCAGCCTGGTGGACATCGCCATGGGCCTGGCCTGCTCGGCCAGCCACGGCTTCGACCAGCAAAGCGTGACCATCGAATGCAAGATCAACTACCTGCGCGCCGTCAGCGACGGTGAGGTGCTGTGCACGGCCCGCGTGCTGCATGCCGGGCGCCGCACCCTGGTGGTCGACGCCGACGTAGTTCAAGGCGACAAACTGGTGGCGAAAGCGCAAGGAACCTTCGCGGTTCTCTAG
- the gshA gene encoding glutamate--cysteine ligase, with amino-acid sequence MSDLLNRRLSLLGANLPLLKQCLHGIERECLRVTDEGRLAQTPHPEALGSALTNEQITTDYSESLLEFITPALADPAKVLESLEQTHRFVYSKLGDEYLWSPSMPCTLPAEEDIPIAEYGTSNIGKLKHVYRKGLALRYGRTMQCIAGIHYNFSLPEALWPLLRDAEGGEQSDRDYQSSAYIALIRNFRRYSWLLMYLFGASPALDKGFLRGRPHQLEELDAETLYLPYATSLRMSDLGYQSNAQAGLTPCYNNLDSYTDSLRKAVGTPYPPYVEIGTHKDGEWVQLNTNILQIENEYYSNIRPKRVTYTGERPIQALTSRGVQYVEVRCLDINPFLPVGIDLTEARFLDAFLLFCALEESPQLDNGECGQCTSNFLTVVKEGRRPGLELHRNGQPVGLREWASELIGRIGQLADLLDKAQGGDEHAKALAAQQAKVDDASLTPSAQVLARMTEHDETFVQFSLRQSRLHAETFREQPLSAEQQQAFETLARESLAKQSELEQEEVGDFDLFVGAYQASILAISN; translated from the coding sequence TTGAGCGACCTCCTCAACCGCCGCCTGAGCCTGCTCGGCGCCAATCTCCCCCTGCTCAAGCAGTGCCTGCACGGTATTGAGCGCGAATGCCTGCGCGTGACCGACGAAGGTCGCCTGGCCCAGACCCCGCATCCGGAAGCACTGGGATCGGCGCTGACCAACGAGCAGATCACCACCGATTATTCCGAGTCGCTGCTGGAGTTCATCACCCCGGCCTTGGCCGACCCGGCCAAGGTGCTCGAGAGCCTCGAACAGACCCACCGCTTCGTCTACAGCAAGCTTGGCGACGAATACCTGTGGAGCCCGTCGATGCCGTGCACGCTGCCGGCCGAGGAGGACATCCCGATCGCCGAGTATGGCACCTCGAACATCGGCAAGCTCAAGCACGTCTACCGCAAGGGCCTGGCCCTGCGCTACGGCCGCACCATGCAGTGCATCGCCGGCATTCATTACAACTTCTCGCTGCCTGAAGCGCTGTGGCCGCTGCTGCGCGATGCCGAAGGTGGCGAGCAAAGCGACCGCGACTACCAGTCCTCGGCGTACATCGCACTGATCCGCAACTTCCGCCGCTACAGCTGGCTGCTGATGTACCTGTTCGGCGCCTCGCCGGCACTGGACAAAGGCTTCCTGCGTGGCCGCCCGCACCAGCTCGAAGAGCTGGATGCCGAAACCCTCTACCTGCCCTACGCCACCAGCCTGCGCATGAGCGACCTGGGTTACCAGAGCAACGCCCAGGCGGGCCTGACGCCCTGCTACAACAACCTCGACAGCTATACCGACAGCCTGCGCAAAGCAGTGGGCACGCCCTACCCGCCCTATGTCGAGATAGGCACTCACAAAGATGGCGAATGGGTGCAGTTGAACACCAACATCCTGCAGATCGAGAACGAGTACTACTCGAACATCCGCCCGAAGCGCGTCACCTACACCGGCGAGCGGCCGATCCAGGCCCTGACCTCGCGCGGCGTGCAGTACGTCGAAGTGCGCTGCCTGGACATCAACCCGTTCCTGCCGGTCGGCATCGACCTGACCGAGGCCCGCTTCCTCGACGCGTTCCTGCTGTTCTGCGCCCTCGAAGAGAGCCCGCAACTGGACAACGGCGAGTGCGGCCAGTGCACCAGCAACTTCCTCACCGTGGTCAAGGAAGGCCGTCGCCCGGGCCTGGAACTGCACCGTAACGGCCAGCCTGTCGGCCTGCGTGAGTGGGCCAGCGAACTGATCGGCCGCATCGGCCAGTTGGCCGACCTGCTCGACAAGGCCCAGGGTGGCGACGAACACGCCAAGGCCCTGGCGGCACAACAGGCCAAGGTTGACGACGCCTCGCTGACCCCATCGGCCCAGGTACTGGCGCGCATGACCGAGCACGACGAAACCTTCGTCCAGTTCTCCCTGCGCCAGAGCCGCCTGCACGCCGAAACCTTCCGCGAGCAGCCGTTGTCGGCCGAGCAGCAACAGGCCTTCGAGACCTTGGCTCGCGAGTCGCTGGCCAAGCAGTCCGAGCTCGAGCAGGAGGAAGTCGGTGACTTCGACCTGTTCGTCGGCGCCTACCAGGCCAGCATCCTGGCAATCAGCAACTGA
- a CDS encoding TetR/AcrR family transcriptional regulator, whose product MNRTAPQRKPRASSQARIEAILIAARELLAEQGVAGLSIYSVAERAQIPPSSVYHFFASVPALLEALTADVHRAFREALSAPIDSRAFATWHELSRLIEQRMLDIYNEDAAARQLILAQHGLSEVVQADRQHDMELGELMHKLFDQHFHLPVMPADVDVFALAMELSDRVYARSMQLFEQITPRMAEEGMRVFEAYMALYLPPFLPMRSSS is encoded by the coding sequence ATGAACCGCACCGCCCCCCAGCGCAAGCCGCGCGCCAGCAGCCAGGCCAGGATCGAGGCGATCCTGATCGCCGCGCGTGAGCTGCTGGCCGAACAGGGGGTGGCGGGGCTTTCGATCTACAGCGTGGCCGAGCGGGCGCAGATCCCGCCGTCGTCGGTGTATCACTTCTTCGCCAGCGTGCCAGCCTTGCTGGAGGCCCTGACGGCTGATGTGCACCGGGCTTTTCGCGAGGCCTTGAGCGCGCCAATCGACAGTCGCGCGTTCGCCACCTGGCACGAGCTGTCGCGGCTGATCGAGCAACGCATGCTCGACATCTACAACGAGGATGCGGCCGCGCGGCAATTGATTCTGGCCCAGCATGGGCTCAGTGAAGTGGTGCAGGCCGACCGGCAGCACGACATGGAGCTGGGCGAGCTGATGCACAAGCTGTTCGATCAGCACTTTCACCTGCCGGTGATGCCGGCCGATGTGGATGTGTTTGCCCTGGCCATGGAGCTGAGCGACCGCGTCTATGCCCGCTCGATGCAGCTGTTCGAACAGATCACGCCACGCATGGCAGAAGAAGGGATGCGCGTTTTCGAGGCCTATATGGCGCTCTACCTACCGCCTTTCCTGCCTATGCGCAGTTCCAGCTAA
- a CDS encoding dermonecrotic toxin domain-containing protein: MPASDSSHSDIVKALPLTDTAIIGQQLAGKSNLLVAARQMQNRSAEQLRSLLSQAPTLRQTVHSTLQTHLQIDPDTCGLLDGDSQVTMLTFAARLLAGPVFANPFADWSTWGFDQSPAHAEWTVADWTTDLTPIVNAAKLRAYSDYWKGRMPGTAVSRQNHASDLLCQHFSSSLDIAFGIGKLDSKNWLQGKQTELRHAQVEWRLPTGSRLTSTAALLIGPQPNDTSWLVYMPSAQNTLLAFTSLESMRDWIFLNRFWFWSDPRSPITTGTRDNVIVTRIHEDGFKALIAENLLQFQEISDHHLLQASKQSETGPLNWTDLENWEATRNAIIRESLPPTVEASIDEVVAADTALADEEVHFACLEQHTPIGWRNQRVEHQAALLEQYLDGEVEPTSAKVTLLRDRQAALDLLQDTMDTLLLKLPDQVRNTDLQANSGERTRAEQISHGLCRALLKEARLQNTLGDLSATHLDWVEQLIDRPVPSLQRHVQASALELVAADHTWQLCGYMTFRATLKEDDEAQDDTVLLYRPGQHGGLLAFKNEAELTRRLLATLHGAWPDALLESALPTDTSQLFEVLANSPMVTLKHPPIVTHFMQHCVQSIISALPANATREQTRQRLCISENSARARALARFAEQNRSSHIQTQLTPLRHLGTEQLTELATQIGTLERSLHASGELLKLSLPPRQQFARIKLHQHLRSEFNLQKIPQITLDIADSVTLKKVVTGQSATGGAGTREEAVFSKARSDVALESFMLWALDDERRLRLGNATVKFKPASPLLQKAVTPAYIVKLIEQMDIAGSYEKRIINAYQGFAQESPWQVQWRQETLRTPYQDRLRLLVLTRPTSLDANGQQLLEQFCREQADTAAARTIAYHSVMLRPGEAADGSSESVGLSAIYVIKGSTGPVLLYMPDAPNGKVISQYTGPTDACQALQNMALDDKMAGFLAARSQSGDPDHHESYIKTALQKNFSGFIGIGSARSESLSAHESHLDMGERIRKHRATSRSQADLALTAADSFDHHFFMGLKLALCFLPGVGTAIALYDGWQVANAAVRAFTAGNVEEGLQHLASLLQSLTDAVLTLAPLAATPAGPATAARQLTLQRQRLDPLRPVAGIRKMPPNPFAGYEVELPAGPMLRSTHPQGMGVFQHVETRQQYIARNNAWHAVEWDTTNATWRLEPQGIRSYRQAVRLSDQGIWETPGRLSGLLVDNGLAGGGGALTTLYNHGVAYWRMALRRQPPQLTGMALAHDINDELKRIVIRMRTKQEAYHTAKLQAAEGVQLTSAQKTAIVNARNQLSDELNQNVEFNARSIARLREHRATLNRADYTRFTSLCEKNISEMSVLDMNLVADRFAMATDQVRLAVNAIQALPGPTAPTALVRRLTQDSLIANREMIATLLEVERLAIRHHARRNVLQGKALTDYLRKVEGTGLTLDVANAQLVRASILSATLFHASAVEHPQMGAFMVHFHEQGVALRSTLYSHLQMPNAGLTRAQERSFLTSAQSHYARFLSHVTAWEDNFQDLLSPTETQAFRQLLRQLVDEIENTLGKANAARQRPAPQPGRGASRPRLFETAEGPLIGNEFVEQGRARMRINQPNSDTPHTVYIKSEEGHWQLSAPERAAPTQTMSNLVETASARLADIPRQQARLRQYQTPQAVPVDLEDIAQGHAQQLRFIADRIRQKAGTPMTAEQTALTQRLETAAEQMQTLGRQLRIAQSKATSKPTVGYLEYLLEQNAVEVAWSRTLKPKVDRKGNPIEYLEEYRINEAGKQQALWYAHFHFRQKPTQGFTRLEAGHLKLASERDLAEGAWRGSMSETQANKLFGNLRPTR; the protein is encoded by the coding sequence ATGCCCGCATCAGACAGCAGCCATTCCGACATCGTCAAGGCACTACCTCTCACCGACACAGCCATCATCGGCCAACAACTGGCCGGCAAGAGCAATCTACTCGTGGCCGCTCGGCAAATGCAGAACCGTAGCGCCGAGCAACTGCGAAGCCTGTTGAGCCAAGCACCCACCTTGCGCCAGACCGTGCACAGCACGTTGCAAACCCACCTACAGATAGACCCCGACACTTGCGGCCTGCTCGATGGCGATAGCCAAGTAACCATGCTGACCTTCGCCGCTCGCCTGCTGGCTGGCCCGGTGTTCGCCAACCCCTTTGCCGATTGGTCCACATGGGGTTTCGACCAATCGCCGGCACACGCCGAATGGACAGTCGCAGATTGGACAACCGACCTCACGCCGATTGTGAACGCTGCAAAACTGCGCGCTTACAGCGACTACTGGAAGGGGCGAATGCCGGGTACTGCGGTGTCGCGGCAAAATCACGCAAGCGACCTGCTATGCCAACACTTCTCCAGCAGCCTGGATATTGCATTTGGTATCGGCAAGCTGGACAGCAAAAACTGGCTGCAAGGTAAGCAGACCGAACTGCGTCATGCACAGGTGGAATGGCGCCTGCCAACCGGAAGCCGACTTACCAGCACGGCAGCCCTATTGATCGGCCCCCAGCCCAACGATACAAGCTGGTTGGTCTACATGCCGAGCGCCCAGAATACTCTTCTGGCATTCACTAGCCTTGAAAGCATGCGCGACTGGATCTTCCTGAATCGCTTCTGGTTCTGGTCGGACCCCAGGTCGCCGATTACCACAGGCACGCGCGACAACGTCATCGTCACGAGGATTCATGAGGATGGCTTCAAAGCGTTAATCGCGGAAAATCTGCTGCAGTTCCAGGAAATTTCCGACCACCATCTGCTGCAGGCCAGCAAGCAAAGCGAAACCGGCCCACTGAACTGGACTGACTTGGAGAACTGGGAGGCCACGCGAAACGCGATCATTCGGGAATCCTTGCCTCCCACAGTCGAAGCCAGCATCGACGAAGTGGTCGCAGCCGACACCGCACTGGCGGACGAAGAGGTTCATTTTGCCTGCCTGGAGCAGCACACGCCGATAGGCTGGAGAAATCAGCGTGTCGAGCACCAGGCAGCACTGCTGGAGCAGTATCTGGATGGGGAAGTAGAACCCACATCGGCCAAGGTAACGCTGTTGCGAGACCGCCAGGCAGCGCTGGATCTGCTGCAGGATACAATGGACACCCTCCTGCTGAAGCTTCCCGACCAGGTAAGGAACACCGACCTGCAGGCAAACAGCGGTGAGCGAACCCGGGCAGAACAGATAAGTCACGGGTTGTGCCGAGCGCTGCTTAAAGAAGCACGTTTGCAGAATACGCTAGGCGATCTGTCAGCCACCCATCTGGACTGGGTAGAACAGCTCATCGACAGGCCTGTACCGAGCCTGCAGCGCCATGTGCAGGCCAGCGCCCTGGAACTGGTCGCTGCCGACCACACGTGGCAGCTGTGTGGCTACATGACATTCCGTGCCACCCTCAAGGAAGACGACGAAGCCCAGGATGACACGGTACTGCTTTACAGGCCTGGCCAACATGGCGGCCTCCTGGCCTTCAAGAACGAGGCCGAGCTCACCAGACGCCTGCTGGCGACCCTCCATGGCGCATGGCCCGACGCACTGCTGGAATCTGCTCTGCCAACCGACACCTCACAGCTTTTCGAGGTGCTGGCCAACTCGCCAATGGTAACGCTCAAGCACCCGCCAATTGTCACGCATTTCATGCAGCACTGCGTGCAGTCCATCATTAGCGCACTCCCTGCCAATGCTACCCGGGAACAAACCAGGCAGCGCCTGTGCATAAGTGAGAACAGCGCCAGGGCGCGGGCTCTGGCACGCTTCGCGGAACAGAACCGCAGCAGCCATATCCAGACGCAACTGACACCATTGCGACACCTTGGCACAGAACAGCTGACCGAACTTGCCACCCAGATAGGCACCCTGGAACGTTCTCTACATGCCTCGGGCGAGTTGCTCAAACTGAGCCTGCCACCGCGCCAGCAATTTGCGCGCATCAAGTTGCACCAACATCTGCGCAGCGAATTCAACCTGCAGAAAATACCGCAAATTACCCTCGACATCGCCGACAGCGTCACTCTGAAAAAAGTTGTGACCGGCCAATCGGCAACGGGCGGAGCCGGAACAAGAGAGGAGGCAGTATTCAGTAAGGCGCGCAGTGACGTTGCGCTGGAGTCATTCATGCTGTGGGCGCTGGATGACGAACGGCGCCTGCGGCTGGGCAATGCCACGGTCAAATTCAAGCCGGCCAGCCCCTTGCTGCAAAAAGCAGTTACCCCGGCCTACATTGTCAAGCTGATCGAGCAAATGGACATAGCGGGCAGCTATGAAAAACGCATCATCAATGCGTATCAGGGGTTTGCGCAGGAGTCGCCCTGGCAGGTGCAGTGGCGCCAGGAAACCCTCCGTACCCCTTACCAGGATCGACTGCGACTGCTGGTGCTGACCAGGCCGACCAGCCTTGACGCCAATGGCCAGCAACTGCTGGAGCAATTTTGCCGGGAACAGGCCGATACTGCGGCAGCCAGAACGATCGCCTATCATTCGGTAATGCTCAGGCCTGGAGAAGCAGCAGACGGCTCAAGCGAAAGTGTCGGGCTTTCAGCCATCTATGTCATAAAGGGTTCGACAGGCCCTGTACTGTTGTATATGCCGGATGCCCCCAATGGCAAAGTCATCAGCCAGTACACAGGCCCCACCGATGCCTGCCAGGCCCTGCAAAACATGGCACTGGACGACAAGATGGCCGGTTTTCTGGCTGCCCGGTCCCAGTCTGGCGACCCGGACCACCATGAAAGCTACATCAAGACTGCACTGCAAAAGAACTTCAGCGGCTTCATCGGTATCGGTTCGGCACGCTCCGAATCCTTGTCGGCGCATGAGTCTCACCTGGACATGGGCGAGCGCATCCGCAAACACCGCGCCACCTCGCGCAGTCAGGCCGACCTGGCGCTGACGGCAGCCGACAGCTTCGATCATCATTTCTTCATGGGGCTGAAACTGGCGCTTTGCTTCTTGCCTGGCGTGGGCACGGCCATCGCGCTATACGATGGCTGGCAGGTGGCGAATGCCGCTGTCAGAGCCTTCACGGCAGGCAATGTGGAAGAGGGCCTGCAACACTTGGCCAGCCTGCTGCAGTCATTGACCGATGCCGTCCTCACGCTCGCGCCGCTGGCCGCCACCCCCGCCGGGCCTGCGACGGCGGCACGCCAGCTGACCCTGCAACGCCAACGCCTTGATCCTCTTCGACCTGTGGCCGGGATTCGCAAGATGCCGCCCAACCCATTCGCCGGTTATGAGGTGGAGTTGCCAGCAGGCCCAATGCTGCGCTCAACGCACCCGCAAGGCATGGGGGTATTCCAACATGTGGAAACCCGGCAACAGTACATTGCGCGAAACAACGCATGGCACGCCGTCGAGTGGGATACGACAAACGCAACCTGGAGGCTCGAACCCCAGGGCATCCGTTCCTACCGGCAAGCAGTGCGGCTGAGTGATCAGGGGATATGGGAAACCCCTGGCAGGCTGAGCGGCCTTCTGGTCGACAACGGTCTGGCGGGTGGTGGTGGTGCCCTCACGACCCTCTACAACCATGGCGTTGCCTACTGGCGCATGGCGCTTCGCCGACAGCCCCCACAGCTGACCGGCATGGCGCTCGCACATGACATAAACGACGAACTGAAACGCATCGTCATACGCATGCGCACCAAACAGGAGGCCTACCACACAGCCAAACTACAGGCCGCCGAAGGGGTTCAGCTGACCAGTGCGCAAAAGACAGCAATCGTTAACGCACGTAACCAATTGAGCGATGAACTCAACCAGAATGTCGAGTTCAACGCGCGCAGCATTGCGCGCCTCAGGGAGCACCGAGCAACGTTGAACAGGGCGGATTACACCAGGTTCACTTCACTGTGTGAGAAGAACATCAGCGAAATGAGCGTGCTCGATATGAACCTGGTGGCCGACCGTTTTGCCATGGCCACAGATCAGGTAAGGCTCGCAGTCAATGCAATCCAGGCCCTGCCCGGGCCTACGGCCCCCACCGCATTGGTAAGGCGCCTGACACAGGACTCGCTGATAGCAAACAGGGAAATGATCGCTACCTTGCTCGAGGTAGAACGCTTGGCCATTCGTCATCACGCCAGGCGCAATGTCTTGCAGGGCAAGGCACTGACCGATTACCTGAGGAAAGTAGAAGGCACGGGTTTGACGCTTGACGTAGCGAATGCCCAACTTGTTCGGGCATCCATCCTCTCGGCGACGCTGTTCCACGCAAGCGCTGTCGAACACCCACAGATGGGTGCGTTCATGGTGCATTTCCATGAGCAGGGTGTTGCGTTGCGCAGCACCCTCTACAGTCACCTGCAGATGCCCAACGCCGGCCTTACCCGTGCCCAGGAACGCAGTTTTCTGACCAGTGCGCAAAGCCACTACGCTCGCTTCCTGAGCCATGTCACGGCGTGGGAAGACAACTTCCAGGACTTGCTGTCGCCCACTGAAACCCAGGCGTTCCGCCAACTCCTGCGCCAGCTCGTCGATGAGATCGAGAACACCTTGGGCAAGGCCAATGCAGCCCGGCAACGCCCGGCTCCTCAACCCGGTCGCGGCGCAAGCCGACCGCGCTTGTTCGAAACCGCGGAGGGGCCACTGATCGGCAATGAGTTCGTCGAGCAAGGGCGGGCACGCATGCGTATCAACCAGCCCAACTCCGATACCCCCCATACCGTCTATATCAAGAGCGAGGAAGGCCATTGGCAATTGTCCGCGCCAGAACGCGCGGCCCCCACGCAGACAATGTCGAATCTGGTGGAAACCGCTTCTGCCCGCCTGGCTGATATCCCAAGGCAGCAGGCCAGGCTGCGCCAGTACCAGACACCGCAAGCAGTGCCAGTTGATCTGGAAGACATTGCCCAAGGGCACGCACAGCAACTGCGCTTCATAGCCGACAGAATTCGCCAGAAAGCAGGCACCCCGATGACCGCTGAGCAAACCGCCCTGACGCAAAGGCTGGAAACCGCCGCAGAGCAAATGCAGACACTTGGCCGTCAGCTACGCATCGCCCAGAGCAAAGCGACCAGCAAGCCTACTGTCGGCTACCTGGAATACCTGCTTGAACAGAACGCAGTGGAGGTTGCCTGGTCGCGTACCTTGAAACCGAAGGTGGACCGCAAGGGCAACCCCAT